One Hordeum vulgare subsp. vulgare chromosome 4H, MorexV3_pseudomolecules_assembly, whole genome shotgun sequence DNA window includes the following coding sequences:
- the LOC123448994 gene encoding proton pump-interactor BIP103-like → MAPPKHAADEWPEPKQTYTFYFVKVRSFEDPKLRAKLEQAEKDFQNKIQARSKIIEAIKAKKTERAPVLAELRPLSAENTQYNEAFNEKLEEMKPFRNRLGKFRDENNAMRAESARLCSSLEELEHEIKRLNHRISHERISLDEEKRLIKEIKTLEKTRPKVSSNAAKRAKMQDTVVERDAIQDQVKIIGDGIDGVKKERQAVRSKIKLLDDEMKVVDGEISLLQEDLNAATARKDKAYESLTELRKLRDLATERAAILAELRPSSAENRQYNEAFNEKLEEMKPFRNRLRKFRDENNAMRAESAGLCSSLEELEHEIKRLNHCISHESISLDEEKRLIKEIKTLEKTRPKVNSNAAKRAKMQDTVVERDAIHDRVKIIGDGIDGVKKERQAVRSKIKVLDDEMKVVDGEIASLQEDLNAATATKDKAYESLTELRKLRDLANASFHQNRIVLNKARDYSSRNEVEELQELHKTEVDKFMTQWCSSKTFREDYEKRILTSLNGRQLTRDGRTRNPHEKPIFTETQQLVAQEPVPSKAPLKQAKEAAAPQVVAPKEEPLAKASAKSAKVNAYVDADDDAYEAEEEKPKPKEVDVAKLKEIKRQEEIKKNKLALERKKKQAEKQAAKAAARAQKEAEKKLKKEEKKTKKKTEPADTDEPTDSDTKSDEATEAQAEDEFTPTTLNK, encoded by the exons ATGGCACCTCCAAAGCATGCAGCGGATGAGTGGCCTGAGCCGAAGCAAACTTACACATTCTACTTTGTCAAGGTCCGCTCATTTGAGGACCCTAAGCTGAGAGCAAAACTTGAGCAGGCTGAGAAGGACTTCCAAAATAAGATCCAAGCTCGGTCCAAGATTATTGAGGCTATAAAAGCTAAGAAG ACTGAGCGCGCTCCTGTTCTTGCTGAGCTAAGGCCGCTGAGTGCTGAGAACACGCAATATAATGAAGCTTTTAATGAGAAGTTGGAGGAGATGAAGCCTTTCAGAAACCGTTTAGGCAAGTTCCGTGACGAAAATAATGCTATGCGGGCGGAGAGTGCACGCTTGTGCTCTTCACTCGAAGAGCTTGAGCATGAG ATCAAGAGATTGAATCACCGCATAAGTCATGAGCGCATATCTTTAGACGAGGAGAAGCGGCTGATCAAAGAAATTAAGACCCTTGAAAAAACCAGGCCGAAGGTCAGTTCCAATGCTGCTAAACGAGCTAAAATGCAAGATACAGTTGTTGAAAGAGATGCCATACAGGATCAGGTGAAA ATAATCGGGGATGGTATAGATGGAGTAAAGAAGGAGCGACAAGCGGTTAGGTCTAAGATTAAGCTCCTGGATGATGAGATGAAGGTTGTTGATGGCGAGATTTCTTTGCTTCAAGAAGATTTAAATGCAGCTACCGCCAGAAAGGATAAAGCATACGAGTCATTGACCGAATTGAGAAAATTGCGTGATCTTGCT ACTGAGCGCGCTGCTATTCTTGCTGAGCTAAGGCCGTCGAGTGCTGAGAACAGGCAATATAATGAAGCCTTTAATGAGAAGTTGGAGGAGATGAAGCCTTTCAGAAACCGTTTACGCAAGTTCCGTGACGAAAATAATGCTATGCGGGCGGAGAGTGCAGGCTTGTGCTCTTCACTCGAAGAGCTTGAGCATGAG ATCAAGAGATTGAATCACTGCATAAGTCATGAGAGCATATCTTTAGACGAGGAGAAGCGGCTGATCAAAGAAATTAAGACCCTTGAAAAAACCAGGCCGAAGGTCAATTCCAATGCTGCTAAACGAGCTAAAATGCAAGATACAGTTGTTGAAAGAGATGCCATACATGATCGGGTGAAA ATCATCGGGGATGGTATAGATGGAGTAAAGAAGGAGCGACAAGCGGTCAGGTCTAAGATTAAGGTCCTGGATGATGAGATGAAGGTTGTTGATGGCGAGATTGCTTCGCTTCAAGAAGATTTAAATGCAGCTACTGCCACAAAGGATAAAGCATACGAGTCATTGACCGAATTGAGAAAATTGCGTGATCTTGCC AATGCATCCTTCCATCAAAACCGCATAGTCCTGAACAAAGCCAGGGATTATTCTTCTAGGAATGAGGTGGAAGAATTGCAAGAGCTTCACAAAACTGAG GTTGATAAGTTCATGACACAGTGGTGCAGCAGCAAGACCTTTAGAGAGGACTATGAGAAGAGGATTCTCACTTCACTCAATGGACGACAGCTCACCCGAGATGGCCGGACGAGGAATCCTCATGAGAAGCCCATATTTACCGAAACACAGCAGCTAGTAGCACAAGAGCCTGTCCCATCGAAAGCACCTTTGAAACAAGCAAAGGAAGCTGCTGCTCCTCAAGTTGTCGCTCCCAAAGAAGAGCCCCTTGCAAAAGCATCTGCCAAGTCAGCTAAGGTAAATGCTTATgtggatgctgatgatgatgcctATGAGGCTGAGGAGGAGAAGCCGAAGCCTAAAGAGGTTGATGTAGCAAAGTTGAAAGAGATCAAGAGACAGGAGGAAATCaagaagaataaacttgctttggaaaggaagaagaagcaggCCGAGAAGCAAGCAGCGAAGGCTGCAGCCCGAGCACAaaaggaagccgagaagaagctcAAG aaagaggagaagaaaaccaAGAAGAAAACTGAGCCAGCTGATACCGACGAGCCAACTGACTCAGACACCAAGTCTGATGAGGCAACAGAAGCCCAAGCAGAGGATGAGTTTACTCCAACCACATTGAACAAATAA
- the LOC123448992 gene encoding histone H2A-like, whose protein sequence is MEVSGAAAKGKKGAAGRKAGGPRKKSVTRSVKAGLQFPVGRIGRYLKKGRYAQRVGTGAPVYLAAVLEYLAAELLELAGNAAKDNKKSRIIPRHLLLAVRNDEELGKLLAGVTIAHGGVIPKINPVLLPKRTAEKEGKGPKSPKKATKSPKKATKA, encoded by the coding sequence ATGGAGGTTTCAGGCGCTGCAGCGAAGGGAAAGAAGGGCGCTGCAGGGCGCAAGGCCGGCGGCCCGAGGAAGAAGTCAGTGACGCGGTCCGTGAAGGCCGGGCTCCAGTTCCCCGTCGGCCGCATCGGGCGGTACCTCAAGAAGGGCCGGTACGCGCAGCGCGTCGGCACCGGTGCCCCCGTCTACCTCGCCGCCGTCCTCGAGTACCTGGCTGCCGAGCTGCTGGAGCTCGCCGGGAACGCCGCCAAGGACAACAAGAAGAGCCGCATCATCCCGCGCCACCTGCTGCTCGCCGTCAGGAACGACGAGGAGCTCGGAAAGCTGCTGGCCGGCGTCACCATCGCGCACGGCGGCGTTATCCCCAAGATCAACCCGGTGCTGCTCCCCAAGAGGACCGCGGAGAAGGAGGGCAAGGGGCCCAAGTCCCCCAAGAAGGCCACCAAGTCCCCGAAGAAGGCCACCAAGGCTTAG